Genomic segment of Eleutherodactylus coqui strain aEleCoq1 chromosome 1, aEleCoq1.hap1, whole genome shotgun sequence:
TATCCTCTGTATATGGGGTAACTtatgatcctggtacaacctGTCTAAGGATTCCCCACAAGCGGAAACATTACCACCCTGCGGTGGTGGTAATGAGGGTTAGAAATTGGTATTGGAATGGGAACAGGCTGCTAGCTAGTATGTCCTGTGATCACAGCAACAGGCTGCATCCTATAGAAGACTGATTTAGTCATAATTTGTAtcttatttattttaatatgCCTTCTCATCTCTGACTTTTGTATTTGGAGACTCAATGACCTGGTAtccttttttctgtttgtttgaaTAGCAAAGCGATGATGGGGAGGCTGCTGATCCGATTGAAAGTATGACTTCAGAAGAAGAAGACAGCGAGGATGATGGAGATCTAAGTGAGACAGACTCTGCTCCTGCCAGGGACCGTGAGGCCAGCGATACAAGTGATGAGTATGAAGATTGTGAGGATGATGAAGGCTGGCAGACGTGTTCTGAAGAGGCCGAGCCTGAGGAGGAAAGAGTTATACCACAGCAGGATTCTGAAAGGACTGAGCGAAAAGTTGTCCATAATGAAAGCCACTTAGTGCAAAGAGATGAACTCCTGGAAATTTTCAAATCGATGCATACAGGGAAGAGGGTTAAAGAGGAACAAATCACCGTAGGGCTGGTGAGTTGGTACCTTCTTGCTTTATATTTTCTCAAATCTACTGCTGTATATAGACGTCCACTGGACATACAGACATGGTTCTATGTCGATGCTACCCCAATCCAGGGTTTTGCCCAATTGCTTCATCTATGGCATGTAGGTGTGCACTTTACCACAGCTTTACTAGCGGCCACATCACATTtctaaaacaataaaaacaaattCAAACCTCCAATACCGCTAATCCAAATCTCCCATCATCTGCAGTCTTTACCTTTGTATTTTATTAGACCATCCACAGACTGTGCCATAAAAGTCTGGTAAGTGTAGTTTCCACCTCTGGGACATGCTTGAGTTAGGGCCCCCAGCCACCCTGAATATGGGTGAGGGGGAGTCAGAAGGACGGAAATAGCTGAGCTGTGCTACACATGATCATGTTAGGAGTTACGTAAACTATGTACTACAGCAAGCTTCACTCTTTCTGTAACATGAAACTTgctgcatagccaatgtggtgccgctGCTCTAAAACTGAAcccggaaactacaggcctgtaagtctTTActactattgtgggtaaaatgtttgaagggtttctaagagatgctatcctgggaTACCTCAAGgacaatagctgtataactccatattagcatgggtttatgagagatcgctcctgtcaaaccaatctgattagcttctaccAGGAGGTAAgatctagactggactggggagagtcattagatctggtgtatctggacttttccaaagccttTGATACTGAGTCACATAAatggttgatatataaaatgagaatgcttggtctgggtgagaatgtgtgtaagtgggtaagtaactggtcagtgatagaaagcagagggtggttattaatgctcagtattggaccctatcctcaatatattaatgacctggtaaaaGGATTGTACagttaaatatcaatatttatagaagatacaaaactatgtaaagaaattaacacaagaaaggacacaacgtggttgcaaatggatctgaataagttggcaaatgaggtttaacactgacagatgtaaggttatgcacatgagtagaggaaatgcatgtcaccatcacacactaaatgggaaaccactgggaacactaacatgaaaaaggacttgggggttttagttaactgtaagtttaactggagcaaccagtgtcaggcagctgctgccaaggcaaataggattttggggtgcatcaaaagaggtctaggggcacatgacgagactattgttcttcctctttacaaatcactggtcagaccatacatggaatattgtggacagttttgggcaccggtactcaagaaggacaaatcagagcttgagcgggtacaaaggcgggcaactacagtaataaatggaatgggcagactgcaatacccagagaggttatcaaaatcgggttttttttaggaaaagacagctaaggggcgacctaataactatgtataatatatcagggtaaactacagagatctctcccatcatctatactcaggactgtgagtgtaacaagggggcatcctctacatctagaggaaagaaggtttctacaccaacatagaagggggttctttactgtaagagcaatgatactgtggaacactctgcctgaggacgtggtaatggcaaatTCAATTAAAGAGTTTGAGAGGCCTGGAcctctttcttgagcgatacaatattacatgttgtaaTCACTAATTCAGAAGGATTCGGTGATTCAGGGACTATTCTAATTGGCAGAGGGGAGTGAGGGAGGAATTTttctatttgggggggggggggcatgtctttttttttctgcttaacATACTATCTTTTTCCTTTAATATGTTTTCCACACAAGTCTGTATGGCAGCTGTATATATGAgtcctatttttttatttattaatttttttagaagcagtttttgtattttaaccctttatagCCCTCTATCCAGAGGGTTATAAACCAGTCATGTTCATTCATGAAGAATTTTCTGTTCAATAAATTGTTTCAGTTGTAGCGCCTTGTTTTTATTTGTCTTCTGTCTGCATCAGGTTGGTTATCCCAATGTTGGTAAGAGTTCAACAATCAACACTATTCTGGGAAACAAGAAAGTTTCTGTTTCAGCTACTCCAGGTCACACAAAGCATTTTCAGGTAATTTAAAGTTAAGGTTCAGTTTCACACTTGTATTTTGGTTTGGTTATATAGTACCTGGACCTTTTTTAtattataaggcctcatgtccactagaaaaatacaatccacacagaatctgctgcagatttccgcagcagattccgcgcggatttgctttaaatggtattttttttaatgcggatatccgcacctattgctagcaatgttgccgatccgtgcagaatccacggtaaaatggagcatgccgcgtattttctcccgcacgtgaaaaatgcaaatctattaaaatgccatccgcgggtgcaaaattcaatttaattgaccgcggatggccaatgattccctatgggcaaaattgaatgcagattctgcagcggaatccactattcaattttgctagtggacatgaggcctaaattttgttgtgtttttgttttatttttgcaatCTTCATTTCTCATCCGTATCATTGGGGAAACAGCTGAAGactgggtatagctactgctatTAGGATGTGGACACTACCAGCTATACCCGTCCTACTGGCACCAAGCTAATCGGTTTCAGCTTTGTATCAATTGCTGGTCTTCAACTCTTTTCTAGCCCTCCAATAGATTGTAACCACAGGAAGATCTGGAAGGAGTTACTTCTTCCAGATCCTCCATTTTAATTAAGCAACCTAAAGGTAGGGGATCACAGCAGTTTATTACATGCATAGTAACCCTTTCCAAGCTAACTGTGGTTAGTATATAACACTATTGTTACAAATGTCTCATTCATGACACATACCTTTTTTATAATGTGGCAACAATTGGTCACACAAGTCTGTAAGGTTTGACTCTTgtgcagagtgttaagctctcactcacgacctgaaggttccaggttcaatccctgcatggtttaggtagccaGTTCAAGGTAGACTAGGGCTTCCATCCTTCCATATCTCTACATGTTTTGATGCAAATGTCTGTTGTGTTCTACTAAGAAATCCCATAGTAGGCATAGTACTTTGTATAACCTCAACAGCATATTCTCTCCAACCCTGCAGACACTGTACGTGGAGACCGGACTGTGCCTTTGTGATTGCCCTGGCCTCGTAATGCCTTCATTTATTTCCACCAAGGCAGAGATGATATGCTGCGGCATCCTACCAATTGATCAGATGAGAGACCACATCCCaccaatctctctcatatccttCCAGGGAAAGCTGTCAATAGTTCGAAATCTGTCACAAAGGATAATTACTTTGGGTCCAGCTCTCCTGGTGCGTTTATTAAAGAAATGGCTGTATTTCTTATATAACAATGTTGTAGCAGTTTTTCTTAAACTGTCCATTGTGCGGTTCCtctgttcctcctggaaatatgtTAATAAATTAACACTTGTGAGTAGAGTCTGTCTAATCAATGCCAGCATGTGTTGGAACTGGTAATCCAGTTGTCAGTCGATTCATGCATTTCCTGAAACAACTGGATATAACAACTCCCCTTGTAAATGATTGCGCCCCTACAGCTCATGCACCTACTGGACTCCTTCTATTAACAAGGGTTGATTGACAATTTATTGGTACGTTCCCAGGAAGAGTTATAGAGCCACAAGCCAATACAgatttctaagaaaagatgcttgaGAATtcttatcatatatatatatatatatatatatatatatatatatatatatatacacacacacacacatatacactaaaGCGGATATGTCCCCTTTACAGGAGAGCTGGTGGGTCCTCAAATAAGTAATTCAGTGATGTATTTAGTGCTTGTATATTTCCTTAATGTACTCACATCGCACAGCGAATTCCACGATATGTCCTTGAAACCATTTATGGTATAAACATTATTCGACCACGGGAAGATGAGGATCAGGATCGCGCACCCACTTCAGAAGAACTGTTATCTGCATACGGGTGTAAGTTATGTTCACGTTGCCATTAAGTCATTAACTTGTCATAGCTGTCTTGTACAACACTGTTTTTGTGCTTGCAGATATGCGAGGTTTCATGACCGCACATGGGCAGCCCGATCAGCCAAGGTCTGCGCGGTACATATTGAAGGACTTTGTCAATGTGAGTCACAGGGATTGGTTTTCtgcctgtttttttatttttattgcatatttgttTCCAAACATGATTTTGGATTTAGCAGAATATGCAGTAAAATGATCTTTATATTTTAGGGTAAACTACTATATTGTCATCCGCCTCCTGGTACGGATTCTTCAGAATTCCAGCCTCAACATTCTCTGTTAGGGGAAAAGAATGTATTAAATGACATGGAAGAAGCAAAAGGTCACGGCAGGAAGAAAGTCAGACATATTGAGAATGTGGTGGACAAAACCTTTTTTCATCAGGTACAGCTTTGAATCTCCATTGGATACTAAGCCGTAGTGTTTAGCCTCTCGTGTGTCTTATTTTGGACAGGTGATAAACTTATAACTTTTGTTGCAGTATTACCCTGCATTTAGTTAAATTAGGAAATCTCATTTACAATCCAGGTGCTACCATGTGAGGTGAAACCCCATCTGCCTATACTTTACTGTAAATTGCTGTGGGTCTGCAGATCACAATGTGTGATGTCTAGACTGAGCCATAAACTTGGATGCTTGATTATGTATGTGTTATTTGTAGCAATTTGTCTTTGAAGTTCTGCAATTCGTTTTGGTGTACTAAGAGGAATGAAGGTCAAATGTATTATAGGGTTTGTCCAGGATTAGAGGAACCCAGCTGCTTTGTTAGAGCACTACACCTGTCCGTGGGTGGTATGTGTGCTCTAACCCctctttatttcaatggggctgatctgCAGCAGTGCACACAACCCGTGGACAGATATAGCAGCATCTCTGGAAGAAAGCTGCCCTGCTTTTCTAGGGCAGGGCAACCCCCTTAAATCTAGGAGTACAGAAAGAGCAGTTCTTTTAGAAATGTAATGATGAAGTACAAGAAAAGATCAGGTTAATATACAAGCTGGAGATGGTTTAACCTCTTAATATTACAGGACATACTGTTACATCCTGCAGGtacggggtatgtatgaagggaaatCGCAGGGCTATCTTACTCCACacaatgtgggtgctggctgttacttacagccggcacctgccACACAACAGCTCCGGTAAGCGACGCCACTCATCTgcactgttaactctttaaatgccatcACCAATTCTTAGATCGCatcttgtcatggcagccgggggccttctgaagggccccaggactgtcattgcaaattgcctatcaagccatgcctgtggggtggcttgatagattgcctgtcagaccgTGGTGTAATGTAATGCTGtggcgttacatcatactgcaggaacgatcataTCGTCGCAAGTTCTTGTCTCCTATTAGGACTaaaagaaatagtaaaaaaaaaaaattttaagttttactaattattcaaaaaattaaaaagtaataaaagtttattaaaaaaaacaaaactttttgccatatttataataaagtccgatctatcaaagtaatgcattatttaccccgcatggtgaacttcGTCAgagttgcgcttttttggtcactttgtctccaagaaaaaatgtaataaagtgattaaaaaaataaaatctctttgaaaaaaaaataaaagtagtacagcaaaaaaaacaactgcataaatttgatattgtactaattgtaatgacccatagaataaagttatgtccttTTGTAGCAGTCAGCACGCCATAGAAACAAGGCGCactcaaagatggtggaatttatttttttttccgttacactccacttaaattttttttacgtttttcagtacattatatagtacattaaatagcaccattgaaaactacaactcatcccgcaaaaaaacaagacctcatacagcgacgtcaatggataaaggagtcacgattttttttttttaataagggggggaggaaaaacttgAAACTTGCAGCACTTGAGCGAATTAAGGTTAATATTTTCAGATCTGCAGAAACGCACGTTAAATACTTTAATTTTATATTTCCATAACTTCATTTTTGCAGGAAAATGTCCGAGCTCTGACCAAAGGTGTGCAGTCTGTGATGGGATACAAGCCGGGCAGTGGCCCTATACCAGTAACTACAACCAGCACAGAGACGCTTTCCAGTAAGCCTTGGAAAAAGCACGGAAACAAAAATAAGAAAGAGAAAATCCGCAGACTTAACAAGCACTTGGATGCATGAATGTGAACTGGAGGACTGCCGAGGCCTAGAACAGTGCTGTACATGTTGTTGTAGTAACACAAGGGGGATTCTCTGCGTAATTGCAGATATCCAATCCTGTTGTGCCAATAATTGCTGTGTGCAGTGAACGCCATCATTCCAGGGACTAAATCTGCCCATAAACCGGGTGCTAAATGGCTTGCCACATTTTTTTGAGAACTCTTTGCTGTTCAGCAAAACTAATGGGCTCACGTTTTCCTGCAAACCTAACATCTAGGAAGCAGAAAACTTGAGACGGCGCAGTGAGCCGCATTATAATAACTGTTTTAATAAAACGTGACTGTGTCGCCTATACCTGCTAATCGCGTCACTTCCTTTAAAAGGGCTTTCTAAGGCTGCCAGAAATTTAGTGAAAGCCAGAGATCATGCTAAAATATGAAAAGAAGCATAGCTCACCAATTTGTTCTGCTGCTGTTCCAGCTCCGGTGCTTCCCATCGGTGTTTGTTTCTGGCACTGCAGCGGGGTAATAAGACTGTCCACTAATCATTGGCCTATTAAGGTCACATGGGTAACTGGATATGACTACACAGGAGTGGCGGTCTAGCTGCAGCAATGATGTAACCGGCTTGATTACTGTAACACGTGATTACTGCGGCCAGTCGTTGGCTTCAGCGGTCATGTGGCCGGTCAGTTCATTGCTGCAGTGCTGGAAAACAAAGACCCAGAGGTTGAATTAACAGGTAAGTTTTATAATATAAGAAAAAAGCATAACTGTtcttaacttggacaacccctttaatgaaagttAAGTAAAGCCCCCTCACTGGGTCTTCCATTGGGGAATGTAGGATACCAGGCTATATGGTCTTATTAACAGACCCtctgggctctttcacatgagggttttcacggccggccgatatacgctaccacctgattcattggattccaatgcatcagatcacacaggtatattcccgtggcataaaagcacccggccaaaatagtgccaggcaggaaagatataGTCCTGGAATTACCTTTCCCGGATGGAATACAGTCGCtgccatacactcctatgggagccaatgacagcggccggagaatagaggaagtttagcagcatgagtgctaaactccctccctcttctctcctgctctccgccccttgctggctgtttgcaatgggagggggcagagttaGTTGGTAAGCTCTGGCTCCTCGCATTGCTGACTGCAGAGAgggagcgagagcttagcacactagctctcgccccatcctgcctcctccccttgctgagagccagGCAGGGAaaagggagacagcttagcagacagCTAATATGCATTGGGCCCATGCCTTCTAAATaagcgcacaaatgttagatttgtgtgcccgttcatgtgTGTTTACGTCGCGGCGGGCGatcataaaaacgcatacgcccgtgtgaaagagccctccctCTGTGGCATACATGCTCCTCACAAAGGTGCAGAATGAGTATAAAGGGGGCTCTGAAGCCGAACCgactacattcacatgggtgtaactgGAATTATCTGTGCTTGCAGCTGTTGGACATCTTACATGCATGGTCAATCCTTATCGTGGCATGTAAACTGTCAGCCAGAGAGGTGGTTTTCCCCATCCTCTGAATCAATCTTATTGGCTCCTCCGTGATGTGATTGTGGCATCTCAAtggttgccatggtagccctgagTCTAGTGAAGGCTCATATTACACCCCGCCTGTGGATTAATAAGCGATCATTAAAATTACAATATACTGCattactgaagtactgcactatattctAGGAGCAATGAATCACCAGTGCAAAAAATGTACAGTTTAaatgtttaatattttttatgcttaaaaatgttatttaaatCTAAGCAATTACAAAATAAACATGACTGGTGTCGCTGTGTCCGAAAAAGCCTGAAAATCGCCTTAATCtcacatggtgaacgctgtaaaggCTTACCACGGCCGTATGTATAAAACACTGCATGTATTATGCGTATGCGATGCCGCGCATACGCAGTGTATTGCAGATTGACCATGTTTAATACGCAATCCTTAAAGAATAGGGCTGTATGCCCGTAattcatggtaaaatagaacattcttcgttctttttcacatgcgtattatatgcaatgtatatgCACAAAAGTGATTGGATCAATATGCTTTGATTTACGCTATTCACCGCGTATGACGTGGTGAAAATGTGTGTTTGGGAATGTGCCCTTaggaaaataatatatatatataatgccagaattgtgggaGTTGTTTGGTCTCCTTATCTTCCAATAAAAATTGACCTAAAAATGATCAAAACGTTGTGTGTTATCACCAATGGtagcaaaaaaaaacctgccctgccaaaaaacccaaaaaaacatgaGCCCTCGCATGCTGCCATTTAGGGAAAATTAGTGTTATGGGGCTCTGAATATGatgaaaaagcatttttttttttttaattagcaaaAGATTGGAATAAAACCTATAAACCTGGTACCAATTTATtgctactgacccatagaatgacgGTAACGGCCTTTTTATGCACCATGTACGCTGCAAAAGCAACCCCAACCCCTCCCTTAAAATGGCACATTTGCTATTTCACCccaaagttttccaatacattaaatggtgtcattagaaaacaaattaCATCTCTCGTCACAAAACacaagccttcagacagctatattgatgggaaaataaaaaatgtataatttttggaatgcagggaaagaaaaaaaaatgtcgggTAGTCAAAGGGATGAAAGGCTTGGGACAGATGGAGGGGATGGAGTGGAAGCAGTCTTTGCTCCAGAAATTCAACAAAAAACGAAGCCCTTCCAATGTACCGCTTCATGTAaggtcccttttacacgggctgcgAAACCCTTCAGATTCCTACAATAAGCTGAACCGTTATCAGTTATCGCTCCTTCTAAAAACTGACTGATGGATCGGGCCATGGAAACAGGCagatgttcatctatgaatgactgcctgtttactgcgcATGAAGGAGGGCGGTTGGAACGATCCCctgctgctccacctccattcaccagTGATGCTCGATTTTGTGTACAAGCACCGGAGTGCGACTCATCACGGGGACGCCCTGTTGACAGGTCATCCCCTGTAAAGCACCATTACCCATGGCTGTGACAATACAGGTCGTACGGCCATAGGAGTAAAATCCTGCAGGGCTCCTGCtgtgttttacagcatttttaccACTGTGAACCTGGCCATGACCCTCCGTACGGCAGCGCATGGTGGCGaatttgtacagttttttttttttttttttgtgtgtgtgtggtttatCCCACAAAGTCACTTAGTGATGACTCGTATACCCGCAGTTCATACACAATGTTGTTGAGTATGGGCTGCACGTAGATATGCGATAATGGAGAACTATCGCATatagatcaatgagtgga
This window contains:
- the LSG1 gene encoding large subunit GTPase 1 homolog, which translates into the protein MGKKKASSGLGRALVKERAQSQRGLRVRDSWLHTSELNDGYDWGRLNLQSVTEQSSIDDFLATAELAGTEFVAEKLNIKFVPAEARTGLLTSEESRRIHKLHEENEQFLCIPRRPHWDKSTSAEVLKQSERDNFLEWRRQLAKLEEEKKLILTPFERNLDFWRQLWRVIERSDIVVQIVDARNPLLFRCQDLERYVKEVNPQKENIILINKADLLTEGQRQAWAAYFEKGDIKVVFWSALTEAQRLSEDARQSDDGEAADPIESMTSEEEDSEDDGDLSETDSAPARDREASDTSDEYEDCEDDEGWQTCSEEAEPEEERVIPQQDSERTERKVVHNESHLVQRDELLEIFKSMHTGKRVKEEQITVGLVGYPNVGKSSTINTILGNKKVSVSATPGHTKHFQTLYVETGLCLCDCPGLVMPSFISTKAEMICCGILPIDQMRDHIPPISLIAQRIPRYVLETIYGINIIRPREDEDQDRAPTSEELLSAYGYMRGFMTAHGQPDQPRSARYILKDFVNGKLLYCHPPPGTDSSEFQPQHSLLGEKNVLNDMEEAKGHGRKKVRHIENVVDKTFFHQENVRALTKGVQSVMGYKPGSGPIPVTTTSTETLSSKPWKKHGNKNKKEKIRRLNKHLDA